A window of Solanum stenotomum isolate F172 chromosome 3, ASM1918654v1, whole genome shotgun sequence contains these coding sequences:
- the LOC125860014 gene encoding uncharacterized protein LOC125860014 — MSGGPRVKLMNNADSEVRSVLGPAGNKARSVELRKPVEKPVKKAAESEESKGKKFEGTDSVPQSRAPVAASKKCGGAVPSILRQQQDHRSLMMRPNLSLNASCSSDASTDSSHSRASTTGKLSRGSVTPTAGRRKQCSSPKVVKSEKIGKTVGEGQSLASSPTPGDASVMKKRCAWVTPNTDPSYAAFHDEEWGVSVHDDKKLFELLSLCTALAELSWPAILSKRHMFREVFQNFDPVAVSKLNEKKIAPPGSPASTLLSEVKLRAVIENARQTCKIIDELGSFDKYIWGFVNNKPIVSQFRYARQVPMKTSKAEGISKDLVKRGFRGVGPTVVYSFMQVAGITNDHLISCFRFHDCVAATDGMDKDDGLAAKIEVKQQLKDETEMGLIRAIDDFNLST, encoded by the exons ATGTCTGGAGGACCTAGGGTTAAATTGATGAACAATGCTGATTCTGAAGTCCGATCAGTGCTCGGTCCGGCGGGTAACAAGGCTAGATCCGTTGAATTACGAAAGCCCGTTGAAAAGCCTGTTAAGAAGGCTGCTGAAAGTGAAGAGTCTAAGGGTAAGAAATTTGAGGGAACGGATTCCGTGCCGCAATCACGGGCGCCGGTGGCTGCTTCGAAGAAATGTGGAGGAGCTGTGCCTTCTATTTTGAGACAGCAACAGGACCATAGGTCATTGATGATGAGGCCTAATTTGTCGCTTAATGCGTCTTGTTCTTCGGATGCTTCGACGGATTCTTCTCATAGCCGAGCATCGACAACGGGGAAATTGAGCCGTGGGAGTGTGACGCCGACGGCTGGAAGAAGGAAGCAATGTAGTAGTCCGAAAGTGGTGAAGtctgagaaaattggaaaaactGTTGGTGAAGGTCAGAGCTTGGCTTCAAGTCCCACTCCGGGTGATGCTTCGGTGATGAAGAAAAGGTGTGCTTGGGTGACCCCAAATACTG ATCCATCCTATGCTGCTTTTCATGACGAGGAATGGGGAGTTTCAGTCCACGATGACAA GAAGCTCTTTGAACTTCTCAGTTTATGCACTGCATTAGCTGAACTCTCATGGCCGGCAATTCTCAGTAAAAGACATATGTTTAG agaagtttttcaaaattttgaccCAGTTGCAGTCTCAAAACTAAATGAGAAGAAGATAGCACCACCAGGAAGTCCTGCCAGCACTCTTTTATCAGAGGTAAAGCTACGGGCAGTTATTGAAAATGCACGCCAAACCTGTAAG ATCATTGATGAACTTGGATCCTTCGACAAATACATATGGGGTTTTGTGAATAACAAACCTATAGTTAGTCAATTCCGATATGCAAGGCAGGTGCCAATGAAGACATCGAAAGCTGAAGGGATAAGTAAAGACCTAGTTAAAAGAGGATTCAGAGGAGTTGGACCTACTGTTGTGTACTCATTTATGCAAGTAGCTGGAATCACAAACGACCATCTCATCAGTTGCTTCAGATTTCATGATTGTGTAGCTGCAACCGATGGAATGGATAAAGATGATGGCCTTGCAGCCAAGATAGAAGTGAAGCAACAACTCAAGGATGAAACTGAGATGGGCCTTATAAGAGCTATTGATGACTTCAATTTATCGACATAG
- the LOC125860012 gene encoding photosynthetic NDH subunit of subcomplex B 1, chloroplastic: MIHSKMAATTTLLPNSISPFFTNSPYFPITHVTNVPFLNNNPSFSARKSGIFCPNAKKKNPWLDPFDYGDDPEMEYGSLFSEGKQDEDPRPPDNPDNPYGFLKFPMGYSVEIASLGLKIRGDVRRCCCVIDGGVYENLLFFPAIQMIKDRYPGVQVDILATARGKQTCEMNKNVRWANAYDLDDDFPEPAEYTDMVGILKSRYYDMILSTKLAGIGHAVFLFMSTARDRVSYIYPNVNSAGAGLFLSETFTPESMNLSEGGYHMYRQMIDWLGRPARKVPRQPLPPLKVSISRKVREVVEAKYKNVGAQKGKYIVIHGIKSDSKASMQSRGDTDSLLPIEIWAEIAKEIRGVKPVFVIPHEKERENVEDAVGYDASIVFITTPGQLAALVDDSAGVIATNTAAIQLAHARGKPSIGLFCSEDKARSFVPNAEAKKCATISSKTGKLVDIDVEAVKSAVQIFTMPLAIF, from the exons atgatacactcaaaaaTGGCTGCCACTACTACTCTACTACCTAACTCCATTTCACCTTTTTTTACTAATTCACCTTATTTTCCTATAACCCATGTCACAAATGTACCTTTCTTGAACAACAATCCATCTTTTTCCGCCAGAAAATCAGGGATTTTTTGCCCCAATgccaagaaaaaaaatccatgGCTTGACCCTTTTGACTATGGTGATGATCCTGAAATGGAGTATGGTTCACTTTTTTCTGAAGGCAAACAAGATGAAGATCCAAGGCCACCTGATAATCCTGATAACCCATATGGATTCCTCAAATTCCCAATGGGATACTCTGTTGAAATTGCTTCATTGGGTTTGAAAATTAGAGGTGATGTTAGGAGATGTTGTTGTGTTATTGATGGTGGGGTTTATGAGAATTTGCTGTTTTTTCCAGCAATTCAGATGATTAAGGATAGGTACCCTGGTGTTCAAGTGGATATACTTGCAACAGCCAGGGGAAAACAGACATGTGAGATGAATAAAAATGTGAGGTGGGCTAATGCATATGATCTGGATGATGATTTTCCTGAACCAGCTGAGTATACTGATATGGTTGGAATTCTTAAG AGTAGGTACTATGATATGATCCTGTCAACCAAACTGGCAGGGATTGGACATGCAGTATTTTTGTTTATGTCGACTGCTCGTGACAGAGTTAGCTACATTTACCCAAATGTGAATTCTGCAGGAGCAGGATTGTTTCTGTCAGAAACTTTTACACCAGAAAGCATGAACCTTTCCGAGGGCGGATATCATAT GTACCGTCAGATGATTGATTGGTTGGGCAGACCAGCTCGTAAAGTACCACGACAACCTTTACCTCCACTTAAAGtatcaatctcaagaaaggttagGGAGGTTGTGGAGGCAAAATATAAGAATGTTGGTGCACAGAAAGGCAAATATATTGTGATTCATGGGATTAAATCAGATTCAAAAGCTTCTATGCAGTCAAGGGGTGATACTGATAGCTTGCTCCCAATTGAGATATGGGCTGAGATAGCAAAGGAGATAAG GGGAGTGAAGCCAGTTTTTGTCATTCCgcatgaaaaagaaagagaaaatgtgGAAGATGCAGTTGGTTATGATGCTAGTATAGTGTTCATAACCACCCCTGGACAG CTTGCTGCTCTTGTTGATGACTCTGCTGGAGTGATAGCTACAAATACAGCTGCCATACAACTTGCTCACGCACGTGGAAAACCAAG TATTGGGCTATTCTGCTCTGAGGATAAGGCCAGAAGTTTCGTTCCCAATGCAGAAGCAAAGAAATGTGCAACTATTTCATCTAAGACTGGAAAATTGGTTGATATTGATGTTGAAGCTGTGAAGAGTGCTGTTCAAATTTTCACCATGCCCCTAGCAATCTTCTAA
- the LOC125860013 gene encoding probable N-acetyltransferase HLS1, producing the protein MSLNISEENLSTYDNTNKKTEEIVVRQYDEEKDKLAVEELEGQCDFGQRGQPSLFTDLMGDPISRIRNLPLHVMLVAEYGNDGDIVGVIRGCIKTVTRGNNGSTPCPVYVKIAYVLGLRVSSHHRRLGIGTKLVENLEEWSKINGAKYAYMATDSSNEGSIKLFISKCNYVKFRTPSVLVQPVHAHYKPVASDIAIVRVSPQLSESFYRRIFANSEFFPKDIDHILDNKLNLGTFMAVPKKTLLNWDPKSGSFPTTFAILSVWNTKEVYKLQVRGVSSLKYACCLGTRVLDSWMPWLRVPSIPNIFKMFGFYLLYGIHMEGKDGPRLMKSLYAFAHNMGRNDKECRLLVSEVGFDDPIKEAIPRWNKFSWGDLWCMKKLDVNELSKDDNWMESQVSNSSSVIFVDPRDF; encoded by the exons ATGTCTCTTAATATCTCAGAAGAGAATTTATCAACTTATGATAATACCAATAAAAAAACTGAAGAAATTGTTGTAAGACAATATGATGAAGAGAAGGACAAGTTGGCTGTGGAAGAATTGGAAGGACAGTGTGATTTTGGACAACGAGGGCAACCATCGTTGTTTACTGACCTCATGGGTGACCCCATTAGTCGTATTCGCAATCTCCCCTTACATGTTATGTTG GTAGCTGAATATGGCAACGATGGAGATATTGTTGGGGTAATTCGAGGTTGTATAAAGACTGTGACTAGAGGAAACAACGGCTCAACTCCATGTCCAGTTTATGTAAAAATTGCTTATGTTCTTGGTCTGCGTGTTTCATCGCACCACAG gaGGCTTGGCATTGGAACAAAACTAGTTGAAAACTTAGAAGAATGGAGCAAAATCAATGGAGCAAAATATGCTTATATGGCTACGGATAGTAGCAACGAAGGATCGATAAAATTATTCATATCGAAATGTAATTACGTGAAATTTCGTACTCCTTCCGTGTTAGTTCAACCAGTTCATGCTCATTATAAGCCGGTTGCATCCGACATTGCTATCGTGCGAGTTTCACCACAACTCTCTGAATCATTCTATCGACGTATTTTTGCGAATTCGGAGTTTTTCCCTAAAGATATTGATCATATACTAGACAACAAGCTTAATTTAGGTACTTTCATGGCTGTACCAAAGAAAACACTCTTAAATTGGGATCCAAAAAGTGGATCTTTTCCAACAACTTTTGCTATACTAAGTGTGTGGAACACTAAGGAAGTTTATAAGTTACAAGTAAGAGGCGTATCGTCGCTAAAATACGCTTGTTGTCTAGGGACTAGGGTTTTGGATTCATGGATGCCATGGTTAAGGGTTCCATCGATacctaatatttttaaaatgtttgggttttatttgttgtatgGAATTCATATGGAAGGTAAAGATGGTCCAAGGCTTATGAAATCACTTTACGCGTTCGCGCATAATATGGGGAGAAATGATAAAGAGTGTCGTCTGTTGGTGTCTGAAGTTGGGTTTGATGATCCTATTAAAGAGGCGATACCGCGATGGAACAAGTTTTCATGGGGAGACTTATGGTGTATGAAGAAACTTGATGTCAATGAATTATCTAAGGATGATAATTGGATGGAGTCTCAAGTTTCTAATTCTTCATCAGTCATTTTCGTTGATCCGCGTGACTTCTAA